AATCCAACAATGTTCCGATAATAGTTCTAGTCCAGTTTGGATATATATTCTGGCTGCGGAATATGCTGTAGAATTTCTCGCCTTAGTACCAGCTTTTAAGTTAAGTTGTGCTAATTTTTCCTGTGCTTTTGGTTCAGTAATTAACTGAATGCCTTTATTCAAATGTCCGACAATATCAAATATTTTTTCCTCTTTTTCGGTTTCAGATAGATTTTGTTGGAGTAATTGTCCGATTTGCAAATGAGTTGCTTGTTTTCGCTCTTGGGGAATCAGCGAATAGGCGGCTTGTTGTACTCTGTCATGTAAAAACTTATATTTTGCTAATTGTTTAGTAGTATTACCTGGTTCTAGGGTCAAGCGATCGCCTTCAATTCCCTGATAAAATTTATAAACTTCACTAATGGGTAAAATTAATCCTTCTTGCAACGCTTTCCACAAATCAGCAGCAGTTTCTATCTCTGACTGCTGAGAAACAATTGCCAAAGTTGCTAAATCAAAAGAGTTGCCAATACAAGCCGCTAACTGTAAGACATTTTGTGTAGATTGTGGCATTTTTTGTAATTGCCATGCCATAAAATCCACAACATCATCTGTAAGTGCCAGTTGATTGACTTGAGTAATATCACATTGCCAACAACCCAAGGCAAAATCAAATTGAATAAGATTTTCTTGATGTAATGATTTCAGAAATTGGTTGGCAAAAAATGGATTACCCTGAGTTTTTTGATAGATTAATACAGAAAGATTCCATACCAAATTTTCTGCACATTTCAGAGTGTTGGCTACTAACTGATTTAGTTGTAATTGATTTAGCGGTGCTAAAGTAATAGTATTAATTGTGGCTTGTGTTTTTTGAATTTCATTCAAAGTCAACATTACCAGATCTGCTGGTTTGACTTCATTATTACGATACGCCCCAATTAAGAATAGATAACCTGTATCAGCTATTAAAAGCTGGACTAAGTTTAATGATGCTGAATCTGCCCATTGCAAATCATCTAAAAATACCACTAAAGGATGTTCAGCACAGGTAAATACTTGTGTAAACTTTTGAAATAATAAATTAAATCTATTTTGTGCTGCTGTGCCTGATAATTCTATAGCAGGTGGCTGTTGACCAATGATGATTTCTAATTCGGGAATAACTTCCATAATTACCCCGCCATTTTCACCAACAGCCGCTAAAATTTTATTTTTCCATTGTTGAATTTGTGTATCACTTTCAGTTAAGATTTGACCTATCAAATCACGGAATGCTTGGACAAAAGCACCCAAGGGAATATTCCGTTGAAATTGGTCGTATTTACCTTTGATAAAATAACCACGTTGTCTAACAATTGGTTTATGAACTTCATTAACAATTGCTGTTTTCCCAATTCCAGATAACCCAGTAACAAGCATCATTTCTGTTGCACCTTGGCTGACTCTCTCAAATGCTTGCAGTAGAGTTAATACTTCCGCTTGTCTACCATAAAGTCTATCAGGAATAATGAAGCGATCGCATATATCCCGTTGTCCAATTTCAAAATGTTCAATCGTACCTGTTTCTTGAAGTTGAGATAGACATTTTTCTAAATCATATTTTATGCCCAAAGCACTTTGATATCTGTCTTCAGCATTTTTCGCCATCAACTTCATCACAATATCAGAAATTACTGGCGGAATTTCTTCCCTATTCCCTATTCCGTGTTTCCTGTTCCCTAATGCTGTAGGCATTTTTGCAATATGACAATGTACCAATTCCATCGCATCATTTGATTGAAAAGGTAATTCTCCAGTGAGTAATTCATAGAAAGTCACACCCAAAGAATAAAAATCAGTCCGGTAATCAATTGGGCGATTCATTCTTCCGGTTTGTTCTGGAGAAATGTAAGCAAGTGTCCCTTCTAAGACGTTAGGATTAACAATTGCTGGTGTTTCTCTCGGTAATAAAGAGGCGATGCTAAAATCAATTAATTTAACTTGTTTGGTTACAGGGTTAATTAAAATATTGCTGGGTTTAATATCTTTATGAATGATGCGCTCGTGATATAAAATATCTAAGGTTCTACACAGTGAAATTGCAATTTCTAAAAACTCCTCTAGAAATTCTTCCCTACTCTTAGCTTTCCATTCTGGAAGAGAAATTCCGCCAAAATCTTCCATTATTAACACATAGGCATTTTTATATGCTTCGAGGCTATAGGTTTGAATAATAAGAGGTGAGTTGAGATTTTTGGCAATGCTGTACTGATTGCAAAAAGATAAAAGTTCACTAAAACTAGGATAAGAGTTTTTTAGCAGTTTAATGACTACAGGTAAATTGTCAGTTTCTCGTACTGCTCGGTAAACTATAGTTCTGGAACCATCATAAATTTGTTCGCCGACTATATATCCGGGAATACTGACTGGAATACTAATCATAACTGCGTTCAGGCTGGAGAATTTCTAACTTTAGTATTCCCAAATTTCTCTAGAGGACTTCAAAAGCAAAAAAGTTGATCTGAATTGTTTTGAATAATGTGTGTATGGCAATAATTAGTCAGTATATTTAGTAACTTATTATTACAACAAGGCAAAAGTAAAAAGTGAGCTACTGCGTTGGGGAGGTTCCTTCCATTGTTGCAAGTGTCGGCGGTTTTCCCGACTTGTACCCCCAGGGGGAAGCAAGCTACGCGTAGCGTCTCCGATTAGGAGACGCTAGTGGCGTTAGACTCTGAAGGAGTCAAAAGGAAAAAGAAATAATAGTGATAACACAAGCCTTTTAGCAATTCCAGATGGTCTGTTTATTTACGCCGATCTGTCTAACTACAAACTTACCAAATAACTATACAATGGCGCTAGAACCATAGTTTATCGAGGATATTGAGAAACTGCTTAATTAAGCTTGAAACCCAATAAGTCAAATTAATCGACTTTAGTATTGCATCATTACTACTACGGGAAACCCAAACTTTAGTTAATCCTCATGTTTTAGAAGGAATCATCGCTCACATTTCCCCATAATAAACAGGAACGATGAACCGGGGTATTGACTACCGCACAGATTTTTATTCTTACAGAATACGGTGAAATACCACCAATAGATTATTTTGCTGGACAATTAAATCAGGTATTTATGAATATTTTAACGAATGCGATTGATGCTATAAATGATTTTAATAGCAGGTTTAAATTTGCAAAAATTAAGTTAAATCTAAATAAAGTTACTATTAAAAATTTTATAGAAAACTGCCAGCTAAAAATCTCAATTGCCGACCATGATAAAGGAATGAGCGAAGAAACTAAACACAAAATTTTTGACCATTTATTTACCACGAAATATGTAGGAAATGGTACAGGCTTAGGAATAGCGATCGCCCGACAAATTGTTGAATAAATCCACGCCGAAAAATTGAGTTGTAACTCGACTTTGGGTGTGGGAACAGAATTTGTGATTAAAATACCATTATAAATTTTTGCTCATATTTATAAAAAATTTAATAAACTGGGAAAACTAAAACTGTCAATCATCAGGATTTAGCCGTATGGTTAGCACAATACTCAGTATTCCTGGATATCACATCACTCAAGAACTCTACAACGGTTCTAGAACCCAGGTTTACCGAGGGTATCGACAAACTGACTCATTACCTGTAGTGATTAAACTGCTGAAAAATCCTTACCCCAGTTTTAGTGAACTGGTACAATTTCGCAACCAATATACCATTGCCAAAAATCTCAACTCTCCTTTAATTCTCCAAACTTATAGCTTGGAACCTTACCAAAATAGCTATGTGTTAGTGATGGAAGACTTTGGAGGGATTTCTCTTAAGGAATGGGGAATAGAGAATTGGAAGTCGGGAATGGGGGAAACCTTACAATCTCTACAGGAATTTTTAGAAATAGCGATCGCTTTATGCAACGCTTTAGAAATACTTTACCGCAATGCCTGCGACGGTCTACACCTAAGCATTATTCATAAAGATATTAAACCCAGCAATATTTTAATTAACCCCGAAACCAAACAAGTTAAATTAATTGACTTTAGTATTGCATCTTTACTACCACGAGAAACCCAAACCCTAGTTAATCCCAATGTTTTAGAAGGGACATTGGCTTATATTTCTCCAGAACAAACCGGGAGAATGAATCGGGGGATTGACTATCGGACTGACTTTTATTCTTTAGGGGTGACTTTTTATGAGTTACTCACAGGGGAATTACCCTTTAAATCAAATGATGCGATGGAGTTGGTACATTGTCATATTGCGAAAACACCTGCGGTATTGGGGAACAGAGAAGAAATTCCCCAGGTAATTTCTGATATCGTGATGAAATTGATGGCGAAAAATGCCGAAGACAGATATCAGAGTGCATTGGGATTGAAATATGATTTAGGAAAATGTTTGGTTCAACTCCAAGAAAATGGCAAAATTGAGAGTTTCCCCATTGCCCAGAGAGATGTGTGCGATCGCTTCATCATTCCTGATAAACTGTATGGACGAGAAGCCGAAGTAGAAAAACTACTACAAGCATTTGAGCGTGTTAGCATTGGCGCATCTGAAATAATATTAGTTGCTGGCTTTTCGGGGATTGGGAAAACAGCAGTTGTCAACGAAGTACATAAACCGATTGTTAGACAACATGGTTATTTTATTAAAGGCAAATTTGATCAGTTCAATCGAAATATTCCTTTTAGTGCATTTGTGCAAGCATTCCGAGATTTAATTGGTCAATTGTTAAGCGAAAGTGAGGCGCAAATCCAGCAATGGAAAAACAAGATATTAGATGCTGTTGGCGAAAATGGACAGGTAATTATTGATGTAATTCCCGAATTAGAACGGATTATTGGTAAGCAACAAACCATACCAGAATTATCAGGAACAACAGGCGAAAATAGATTTTATTTAATATTTCAAAAATTTACTAAAGTCTTTACTAGTGCAGCACATCCTTTAGTAATATTTCTAGATGATTTGCAATGGGCAGACTCAGCTTCATTAAAGTTAATGCAACTATTAATGACTGATACATCGCATCTTTTGTTAATTGGAGCTTATCGTGATCACGAAGTCACTCCCATACATCCATTAATGTTAATTTTGGGTGAAATTGCTAAAAAACAAACAACAATTAATACTATTAATTTATCACCACTAAGTCAAGAACAAGTTAATCTATTAGTTGCGGAAACACTTAGATGCCCAGAAAAGTTAGCTGGGAATCTTTCACAACTTGTATCTCAAAAAACTCAAGGTAATCCATTTTTTACCACTCAGTTTCTCAAAGCATTGCATCAAGATAAATTAATTAAATTTAACTTTGATTTAGGCTGCTGGGAATGCGACATTACACAAGTAAGTCAGCAAGCAGTGACAAATGATGTTGTGAATTTTATGGCATTTCAATTACAAAGGCTGCCTTTAGCAACTCAAAATGTATTACAGTTAGCAGCTTATATTGGTAATCAATTTGATTTGGCAACTTTAGCAATTGTTGCAGAAACATCAGAAATTGAGGCTGCGGCTGATTTATGGAGAGCCTTGCAGTCAGGGTTAATTTTACCAATTAATAACATTTATAAGTTTTATCAAAGAGATATTCATGATGAAGCAGTTCGAGAAGATGTCAATCATCAACCATTAGTCCAATACAGATTTTTACACGATCGCATCCAACAAGCGGCTTATTCATTAATTCCCGCAGCACTAAAACAAAAGACTCACTACCGCATCGGACAACTACTCTTACAAAAAATCTCTCCCGCCGCCAGAGAAGAACGCATTTTTGAACTGGTTAATCAATTAAATCACGGCACCAGTTTGATTACTCAAGCAACAGAACGAGAGGAACTTGCACAACTGAACCTGACAGCTTGTCGTAAAGCGAAAGCAGCCACCGCTTATTCAGCAGCGCGGGAATATGCCACAGTGGGATTGTTACTATTGGGAGAAAAAGCTTGGCAACAACAGTATGAAATCACCATCGCCTTGCATGAATTAGCCGCAGAATTGGCAATGCTGTGCGGTGATTTTGCGGTGATGGAACAACTGATTAATCTTGTCATCGAGCAAGCACAATCCTTACCTGAACAGGTGAATGTTTACCGGATTAAAATTCAATCTCTAGTTTCCCAGAATAAATTTAGCGAAGCCATTGCGATCGCCCAAACAATTTTGCAACAGCTTGGTGTTACCTTTCCTGCAAAACCCACACCAGCAGATATTCAACAAGAAATTCAGGCGATCGGGGAACTGATAGGCGACAGAAACATTGCAGATTTAGTTCATCTCAGCCTGATGACGGACACCACAAAAATAGCAATTTTGCAAATTGCTGGCAGCATCATGTCTGTAGCTTACCTTTCTGGCTCTCCCTTGTTTCCCTTACTAATTTCTTTATCAGTCAGAACATCCATTCAGTATGGCAACACGCCAGCTACAGGCTATATCTATTGCTCCTATAGTGTGCTGCTATGTAATTTTTTGCAAGATGTGGATACAGCAACAGAGTTTGGTCAATTAGCACTCCAAGTTGTCGCAAAACTAGATGCTAAGGCGGCTAAACCGCAAGTATGTCTCCTCCTGGGACTATACATTCGCCAACGCAAATCTCACATCAAAGAAACCCTCCCACTCTTGCAAGAAGGCTATAGCATTGGGCTAGAAGTCGGCGATATAGAGTTTGCTGGACACAACGCCCACAATTTTTGCTTTTATGCTTTTTGTTGCGGTCAGTCTCTAATGACATTAGAACAAGAGACTCGCGCTTACTGCAACGGGTTAATGCAGCTTAACCAATTAACCACAGCCAATTATTGCCGCATATATTGGCAAGCTGTGTTAAATCTGCTGAATTTGACAGAGAAACCTACCATTTTATCTGGGGAAGCCTTACAAGAAAATGAATTTGTTTCCCTACTGCAATCTGCCAATGATGGGTATGGGTTGTACATTTTCTCTTTGTATAAGCTGATGCTTTGTTTCTTGTTTGCAGAACTAGAAGCAGCCGAAAATTATGCAATTCAAGTCAGGCGCTATTTTATGGCTGGTGCAGGATTAGTCAGTGAACCTGCTTTTTATTTCTATGATTCTCTCCTGGCTTTGGCAAAGTTGCATCAACACCCAGATGAGACATCAGAAGTTTTACAGCGTGTAGCTGAAAACCAAAGCAAACTTCAGCATTGGGCGCACTATGCCCCAATGAATCACCAGCATAAAATTGATTTGGTGGAAGCAGAAAAATATCGGGTTTTAGGCAAATTCTATGAAGCAGGAGATTTTTATGATCGCGCCATCTCTGGAGCCAAAAAAAACGCATACATCCAAGAAGAAGCTTTAGCTAACGAACTTGCAGCTAAGTTTTACCTCAACTGGGGCAAAGAGAAAATTGCCGCAGGTTATATGCAGGAAGCCTACTACTGTTATGCTCATTGGGGAGCAAAAGCGAAAGTTAATCACCTAGAAAAAACCTATCCTCAATTACTCCAACCAATACTGCAACAACAACGCATCAATCTTAATCCCTTAGAAACTATAGCTTTTCGTGGGACTGTTTCATCGACTCACACGTCTACTAGCGACAGCACTAATTATTCAGAGATTCTCGATTTTACCTCTTTTCTCAAAGCGGCTCAAGCAATTTCTAGTTCTTTAAAATTAGACGAACTCATTGCTAATCTAATCCAGATTCTTATCGAAAACTCTGGGGCAAAAAAAGCTATATTGCTGCTGTCTCAAAATCAGACTTGGCAAGTTCAAGCAATTGGTTTAATGGAGCAGGGAAAATTACACACTATTCTGGAACCGCAATTAATCGATACTTGCCCAGATATCCCCAAAAAAATGATCAATTATGTCATAAATACCCAAGAAACACTGGTTATAGACAATTGCCAAACAGATATACCAGGGGTAATTGGGGAATATATGCTGCAACATCAACCCCCAAGTGTACTTTGCACACCAATAGTGAATCAAGGATATTTGGTAGGTATACTCTACCTAGAAAATAAGTTAACTTCCGGGGTATTTACTCGCGATCGCCTCAATATAATTCATCTTTTGTCTTCTCAAGCCGCCATCTCCTTAGAAAATGCTCGACTTTACCAACAAGCCGGACAAGCATTACAAGACTTACAACAAGCCCAATTACAAATTGTCCAAAGTGAGAAAATGTCTGCATTGGGTAATTTAGTTGCTGGAGTTGCCCATGAAATGAATAATCCCTTGGGCTTTATTTCTGCTAGTCTCAAACAGGCTAAACCGACGCTGGCTGATATTGTTGAACACTTAAAACTCTATCAAGAAACTTTACCCTTCCCCAGTGATGAAATTCTCCATCATGCTGAAGAAATTGATTTAGATTATAGCTTAGAAGATTTACCCAAAGTCATTGATGCAATGATGATAGCGTGCGATCGCCTGAAAAATATTAGCACCAGTCTCCGTACTTTTTCCCGTGCTGATAAAGATTATAAAGTACCATTCAAAATCCACGAAGGCATCGACAGCACAATTTTAATTCTCAAACATCGCCTCAAAGCCAATGAACAACGTCCGGCGATTGAAGTGATTACTGATTATGATAACCTACCGCAGCTTGAGTGTTTTCCTGGACAACTAAATCAAGTCTTTATGAATATTCTAGCTAATGCTATTGACGCTTTAGAAGAATCTAATAACCAACGCAGTTATGCCGAAATTCAAGCTAATATTAATCAGATAATCATTAAAACCTCATTAGAAAATCAACATATAAAAATATCAATTGCCGATAATGGTAATGGGATGCAGGAAGATGTAAAAAAACAGATATTTAACCATTTATTTACAACTAAAGCGGTGGGGAAAGGTACAGGATTAGGATTAGCGATCGCCAGACAAATTATCGTTGAAAAACACGGCGGTTCCATCCAATGCAAATCCTCTCCGGGAGAAGGTACAGAATTTGTCATCTTAATTCCCCTGCGATAATCAATAAGAGGAAAATTTATGAATAATGCAGTGCTTGAACAAGAAATTGCTTTGCTGCGTCAACAAAATGCTGAGTTGCAGCAACAGTTAGCACAATCTACAAGTGAATATAGCAAACGAATCATTCAATTAGAACAGGAATTGCAAGCAACTCAACAACTCTTACAAAGTAATTACCAAACAGAACTCGCCCTCAAAACTTCTGAAGCAGAATTACTCACATTGTTTAATGCAATCCAAGATGTAATTATCGTTGTTGATTCCGAGGGAAGATATCTAAAAATTGCTCCTAGTTGTGCGCCTTCACTATACAAACCGCCTACAGAACTTATAGGTAAAACCACCCATGAAGTTTTACCCACCGACCTTGCTGACTATTTTGTGGAATGTATTCAAAAGGTACTTAAAACTCAGAAAACTGCCAAAATCGAATATAGCTTGCCCATTGGCGATCAAGAGATTTGGTTTGAGGGTAATGTTTCTGTCATGGATGAGAACAAGGTAGTTTGGGTAGCGAGAGATATTAGCGATCGCAAACAGGTAGAAGCAGCTTTACGTCAACAAGAAGTTCAGTATCGTAGTATTTTTGAGACTGTTAGTGATGGCATCAGTGTTGTGGATCTAAATACTGGTAAGATTGTTGCTGCCAATCCGGCTTTTTGTCAGATGCACGGCTACTCTCAAGCAGAATTATTTCAATTAAGTCCTCCAGATTTTGTCCATCCAGATTCTTTGCATAAATTTGGAGAATTTATTAATTCCATCAAGATGGGGGATGAATTTCACACTCAAGGTGTAGACATTCGCAAAGATGGTACTTGCTTTGATATCGAAGTCACAGGCAAACTCTTAAACTACAATGGCAAACCCTATGCACTTTCGGTAGTGCGCGATATTAGCCAGCGTAAACAAGTAGAACAAGAACAACGCAGATTACTAGCGATTCTCGAAGCAACCACAGATATTATTGGTATAGCTGATGTGAATGGAAATAATCGCTATCTTAACCAAGCAGGTCAGAAGATTTTAGGCATTTCTCCCTCAGAAACCGATAAGTTTCATATCAGCGAGCTTGTAGAACCCTCAATGTTAGAAACATTGCAGACACAGAGCCTACCTACTTTACTTGAGAAGGGTGTCTGGTCTGGAGAATCTAGATTACGCAGTCGTAGTGGAGAAGAATTTCCAGTTTCTCAGGTGATGATTGCCCATAAAAATGAACAGGGAGAAATAGAATTTTTATCAATGATCGCTCGTGATATCCGCGATCGCCAACAAATCGAAGCTCAACTTCGACAACAAGCAAAAGATTTAGCCCAAACTCTAGAAGAACTGCAACGTACCCAAGCACAAATGATTCAAGCTGAAAAAATGTCAAGTTTAGGTCAACTAGTTGCAGGAGTTGCTCATGAAATCAACAACCCTGTCAATTTTATTCATGGTAATCTCACTCATCTGGAAGAACATACCCAAGATTTATTGCAGGTAATTAACTTATGTCAACCTATGAACCTGCCAGAATTTCAAAATTTGTCGGAGGAAATTGACTTAGATTACATTCAGCAAGATTTACCTAAAATCTTGCATTCTATGAAAATAGGGACTCAACGCATCCGCCAAATTGTGTTATCACTGCGTACCTTCTCACGTATGGATGAAGCTGAATTTAAAGAAGTAGATATTCACGAAGGTATAGATAGTACTTTAATGATTTTGCAACATCGTCTCAAACAAAAGCCCGAATTTCCCGAAATCCAAGTTATTAGAGACTATGCTTCTTTACCTTTGGTAGAATGCTACGCCGGACAACTCAATCAGGTATTGATGAATATTCTCACCAATGCAATTGATGCTTTAGAAATGGGAATGGGGAAAGATGAACTACCAACAATTACAATTCATACTTCCGTAATTAATTCTGGTTGGGTAAAAATTGCGATCGCTGACAACGGGATGGGAATGTCAGAACAAATTAAAACACAAATTTTCAATCCCTTCTTTACCACCAAGCCTGTTGGTAAGGGAACAGGTATGGGAATGTCCATTAGTTATCAAATCATTACTGAAAAACATGGTGGCAAGTTGGAGTGTTACTCCCAACCAGGAAAGGGAACGGAGTTTGTCATTACAATTCCCATTCGGCAGTGATTAGTCTTTCAGCGGATAACAAACAACGACTAAATTAATTTTTTGTATCAAAAATAACTATATTATTTGGCGATTTGTGGACACATCAATTTAAAAATCAATCGAATTGCTATTTATGAGCTAAAGTCTCCCGCCTTTGTAGCAAACTGGTTATAATTATTTTCCGTCTCTCTCAAAACTTAACATTATATCTTCACAGTATTTATATGGGGCGCTATCGTTCTAAATCTGACCTGCCCACAAAAATCTGCCCGGTATGTCAACGTCCCTTCGCTTGGCGAAAGAAGTGGCAAGATTGCTGGGATGAGGTGAAATACTGCTCAGAACGTTGCCGCCGTCGCCGTTCTGACGCGAAAACAGACTAAGGGGTGAAATATGAAGTATGAACTATGAAGTATGAAGTGTAAAATCAACTTGAATTCAGACGCAAATAGCGCAAACAATTATAGATGCAGGTAAAGGTGCAACCCAAATTAATTATTCATGGAGGAGCAGGTAGTTCTCTCCACGGCAAAGGAGGATTAGAGGCAGTACGCCGATCGCTCCATGCAGTTATCGAAGAAGTTTATGCTTTGTTATTATCAGGGGCAAACGCTTCCGCAGCAGTGCTGCGGGGTTGCCAACTGTTGGAAGATGACCCCAGATTTAATGCTGGTACTGGTTCGGTACTGCAATCTGATGGTCAAATTCGTATGAGTGCGGCCTTAATGGATGGCATCTCAGGACGTTTTAGTGGTGTGATTAATGTCTCGCGGGTAAAAAATCCGATTGAATTAGCATATTTCTTACAAAATTCCCCTGACCGCGTATTATCAGATTACGGTTCAGCTGAATTAGCGCGAGAGTTACAAGTACCCAGCTACAATGCTTTAACTGATTTGCGATTACAAGAGTGGATTCAGGAACGTCAAGATAATTTTAAAAGCACAATGGCTGGCGTAGTAGCCGAGCCAGAATTATTAGAAACCACCAGCAATGCTGGACGTGGCACGATTGGCGTAGTAGCTTTAGATGCTCATGGTGGCATCGCCGCAGGTACATCCACTGGCGGTAAAGGCTTTGAGAGGATTGGTCGGGTAAGTGATTCGGCAATGCCAGCTGGTAATTACGCCACTAGTTATGCGGCTGTTAGCTGTACTGGAATTGGTGAAGATATTATCGATGAGTGTTTAGCACCAAGGATTGTCGTGCGGGTTACTGATGGGATGACTCTCAAAGATGCTATACAACGCTCGTTTACTGAAGCCCACGAACATCAAAGAGATTTAGGCGCGATCGCCCTAGATGCCA
This window of the Nostoc sp. HK-01 genome carries:
- a CDS encoding two-component hybrid sensor and regulator, translated to MNILTNAIDAINDFNSRFKFAKIKLNLNKVTIKNFIENCQLKISIADHDKGMSEETKHKIFDHLFTTKYVGNGTGLGIAIARQIVE
- a CDS encoding two-component hybrid sensor and regulator, which translates into the protein MISIPVSIPGYIVGEQIYDGSRTIVYRAVRETDNLPVVIKLLKNSYPSFSELLSFCNQYSIAKNLNSPLIIQTYSLEAYKNAYVLIMEDFGGISLPEWKAKSREEFLEEFLEIAISLCRTLDILYHERIIHKDIKPSNILINPVTKQVKLIDFSIASLLPRETPAIVNPNVLEGTLAYISPEQTGRMNRPIDYRTDFYSLGVTFYELLTGELPFQSNDAMELVHCHIAKMPTALGNRKHGIGNREEIPPVISDIVMKLMAKNAEDRYQSALGIKYDLEKCLSQLQETGTIEHFEIGQRDICDRFIIPDRLYGRQAEVLTLLQAFERVSQGATEMMLVTGLSGIGKTAIVNEVHKPIVRQRGYFIKGKYDQFQRNIPLGAFVQAFRDLIGQILTESDTQIQQWKNKILAAVGENGGVIMEVIPELEIIIGQQPPAIELSGTAAQNRFNLLFQKFTQVFTCAEHPLVVFLDDLQWADSASLNLVQLLIADTGYLFLIGAYRNNEVKPADLVMLTLNEIQKTQATINTITLAPLNQLQLNQLVANTLKCAENLVWNLSVLIYQKTQGNPFFANQFLKSLHQENLIQFDFALGCWQCDITQVNQLALTDDVVDFMAWQLQKMPQSTQNVLQLAACIGNSFDLATLAIVSQQSEIETAADLWKALQEGLILPISEVYKFYQGIEGDRLTLEPGNTTKQLAKYKFLHDRVQQAAYSLIPQERKQATHLQIGQLLQQNLSETEKEEKIFDIVGHLNKGIQLITEPKAQEKLAQLNLKAGTKARNSTAYSAARIYIQTGLELLSEHCWIQQYELALHLHIAAAEASYLNSDFASMEQIATIVLLSAHTILDKVKIYEIQIAAQVLQCNVLEAIAVGRTALAQLGVELPQTPDPALTGQILQNLNTQLAGRNIADLINLPLMTDPTTEAAIEVLGMLFSPIIQGMPGLLPWLSSMMVSLSLQSGNTVASTTGYGIHGMVLCAFLEDAVTGYAFGQLAINLLEKFQIQKHKSVVLSLFGCFIQHYQERLDATIPLLLTAYQTGIETGDFLHAGFALGGHSDGRFFTGEELHRFVKAMADYSLALAQVKQYSAQVYLNLGKQAAENLIEPVSQPDYLIGNTYNETLMLTKHQQDNDLIAIAQAYIYKLLLACYFANYTNARNYIDQAKPCLMAVSGSIFVPIFHFYAALTYLGLVPNQPEPEQAELLAVAASHQTVLHQWACYAPMNHLHKWYLVEAERHRVLGEKFAASECYDQAINLAKDHQFINEEALAQELAAKFYLQWDKQRIAEEYMIQGYYAYAHWGAKAKIADLEKHYPQLLAPILQSTRAAITTNETILASGIFTSTSSPTSSNNISDTLDLKAILTAYPFGTS
- a CDS encoding two-component hybrid sensor and regulator, with translation MVSTILSIPGYHITQELYNGSRTQVYRGYRQTDSLPVVIKLLKNPYPSFSELVQFRNQYTIAKNLNSPLILQTYSLEPYQNSYVLVMEDFGGISLKEWGIENWKSGMGETLQSLQEFLEIAIALCNALEILYRNACDGLHLSIIHKDIKPSNILINPETKQVKLIDFSIASLLPRETQTLVNPNVLEGTLAYISPEQTGRMNRGIDYRTDFYSLGVTFYELLTGELPFKSNDAMELVHCHIAKTPAVLGNREEIPQVISDIVMKLMAKNAEDRYQSALGLKYDLGKCLVQLQENGKIESFPIAQRDVCDRFIIPDKLYGREAEVEKLLQAFERVSIGASEIILVAGFSGIGKTAVVNEVHKPIVRQHGYFIKGKFDQFNRNIPFSAFVQAFRDLIGQLLSESEAQIQQWKNKILDAVGENGQVIIDVIPELERIIGKQQTIPELSGTTGENRFYLIFQKFTKVFTSAAHPLVIFLDDLQWADSASLKLMQLLMTDTSHLLLIGAYRDHEVTPIHPLMLILGEIAKKQTTINTINLSPLSQEQVNLLVAETLRCPEKLAGNLSQLVSQKTQGNPFFTTQFLKALHQDKLIKFNFDLGCWECDITQVSQQAVTNDVVNFMAFQLQRLPLATQNVLQLAAYIGNQFDLATLAIVAETSEIEAAADLWRALQSGLILPINNIYKFYQRDIHDEAVREDVNHQPLVQYRFLHDRIQQAAYSLIPAALKQKTHYRIGQLLLQKISPAAREERIFELVNQLNHGTSLITQATEREELAQLNLTACRKAKAATAYSAAREYATVGLLLLGEKAWQQQYEITIALHELAAELAMLCGDFAVMEQLINLVIEQAQSLPEQVNVYRIKIQSLVSQNKFSEAIAIAQTILQQLGVTFPAKPTPADIQQEIQAIGELIGDRNIADLVHLSLMTDTTKIAILQIAGSIMSVAYLSGSPLFPLLISLSVRTSIQYGNTPATGYIYCSYSVLLCNFLQDVDTATEFGQLALQVVAKLDAKAAKPQVCLLLGLYIRQRKSHIKETLPLLQEGYSIGLEVGDIEFAGHNAHNFCFYAFCCGQSLMTLEQETRAYCNGLMQLNQLTTANYCRIYWQAVLNLLNLTEKPTILSGEALQENEFVSLLQSANDGYGLYIFSLYKLMLCFLFAELEAAENYAIQVRRYFMAGAGLVSEPAFYFYDSLLALAKLHQHPDETSEVLQRVAENQSKLQHWAHYAPMNHQHKIDLVEAEKYRVLGKFYEAGDFYDRAISGAKKNAYIQEEALANELAAKFYLNWGKEKIAAGYMQEAYYCYAHWGAKAKVNHLEKTYPQLLQPILQQQRINLNPLETIAFRGTVSSTHTSTSDSTNYSEILDFTSFLKAAQAISSSLKLDELIANLIQILIENSGAKKAILLLSQNQTWQVQAIGLMEQGKLHTILEPQLIDTCPDIPKKMINYVINTQETLVIDNCQTDIPGVIGEYMLQHQPPSVLCTPIVNQGYLVGILYLENKLTSGVFTRDRLNIIHLLSSQAAISLENARLYQQAGQALQDLQQAQLQIVQSEKMSALGNLVAGVAHEMNNPLGFISASLKQAKPTLADIVEHLKLYQETLPFPSDEILHHAEEIDLDYSLEDLPKVIDAMMIACDRLKNISTSLRTFSRADKDYKVPFKIHEGIDSTILILKHRLKANEQRPAIEVITDYDNLPQLECFPGQLNQVFMNILANAIDALEESNNQRSYAEIQANINQIIIKTSLENQHIKISIADNGNGMQEDVKKQIFNHLFTTKAVGKGTGLGLAIARQIIVEKHGGSIQCKSSPGEGTEFVILIPLR